In the Bacteroidales bacterium genome, one interval contains:
- a CDS encoding Rieske (2Fe-2S) protein, whose product MTRKEFLIKIGIGAGVAILTPVAFNACEESETESDKDDDTDDNGDDSSDDSDKVDFNIDLTADDYSDLQEEGGYVYENDIIIAYLGNDEYIALSKICTHNQCTVDFDGDEEKIYCSCHGSEFNLEGEVTSGPADEALKEYNTELDGQTLRIYE is encoded by the coding sequence ATGACACGAAAAGAATTTTTAATCAAAATAGGCATTGGAGCGGGAGTGGCTATTCTTACTCCAGTGGCTTTCAATGCATGTGAGGAATCAGAAACCGAGTCCGATAAGGATGATGACACCGATGACAATGGAGATGATTCTTCTGACGATAGCGATAAAGTGGATTTCAACATCGACCTCACTGCCGATGATTACAGCGATTTACAGGAGGAAGGCGGCTATGTTTACGAAAACGATATCATCATAGCTTATCTCGGCAATGACGAATACATTGCCTTGTCCAAGATTTGTACACACAATCAATGTACCGTGGATTTTGATGGTGACGAAGAAAAAATTTATTGTTCCTGCCATGGTTCCGAATTTAACCTCGAAGGTGAGGTTACCTCCGGTCCGGCAGATGAGGCTCTCAAGGAATACAATACGGAGCTTGACGGGCAGACGCTGAGGATTTACGAATAA